A single Filimonas effusa DNA region contains:
- a CDS encoding pseudouridine synthase, which produces MLSQFIGTDKGRMLGELNYPFPEGTHAIGRLDYESEGLLLLTTNKKVTRLLFQGEVPHKRSYLVQVRGIVTEETLLQLQSGIAIRVKGGVDYTTAPCQVQLAQAPQGLPELPHDLNPYVKSSWLRIVLTEGKFHQVRKMVRSVNHRCLRLVRVAIEDIDLDLQNQPPGTVREIEESAFFSQLCINNW; this is translated from the coding sequence ATGTTATCCCAGTTCATTGGTACCGACAAAGGCCGGATGCTGGGCGAGCTCAACTATCCCTTTCCGGAAGGAACGCATGCGATAGGACGGCTCGACTATGAATCGGAAGGTCTGCTACTGCTTACTACCAATAAAAAGGTTACACGTTTGTTATTCCAGGGCGAAGTGCCGCATAAACGAAGCTACCTGGTGCAGGTACGCGGTATTGTTACCGAAGAAACGCTGCTGCAATTGCAGTCCGGCATCGCCATCCGCGTAAAAGGAGGGGTAGATTATACAACAGCCCCCTGCCAGGTTCAACTGGCCCAGGCGCCGCAGGGTTTGCCGGAGCTGCCCCACGATCTAAATCCCTATGTCAAATCAAGCTGGCTTCGTATTGTTTTAACCGAAGGCAAGTTTCACCAGGTCAGGAAAATGGTACGATCGGTAAATCACCGTTGCCTGCGCCTTGTGCGTGTGGCTATCGAAGATATCGATCTCGATTTACAGAATCAGCCACCGGGAACAGTAAGGGAAATCGAAGAATCGGCATTTTTCTCTCAATTATGCATTAACAACTGGTAG
- a CDS encoding PorP/SprF family type IX secretion system membrane protein codes for MNKKIAFAAFGVLLGLMGHAQQKPHYSQYVINQYILNPALTGIENYVDVKLSHRRQWAGLKDAPVTTYLTVHGALNKKDYRTTATSFQVDGMNPRGNDYWQDYSAAEPHHGIGMQVINDQTGPLKYFSAYATYAYHLGIGPRTSLSAGFGAGVFNASLDANKLNFGNTQVDPAVYSSGVVSAMKPDLMAGLYLYGPDFFLGASVQQLMGQSVYFSNNKVGGGNKMTPHMFFTAGYRFLLDEDWNVIPSVMLKSVSPLPVQWDLNAKLQYRDFVWAGAGYRKDDGWNVMAGINVSRAFNLSYSYDRTTSLLNTVSNGSHEIVLGFLLGNRYGDWCPRNVW; via the coding sequence ATGAATAAGAAAATTGCATTTGCTGCGTTTGGTGTGTTGCTGGGGTTAATGGGGCATGCACAGCAGAAGCCGCATTATTCACAGTACGTGATCAATCAATACATATTGAATCCTGCGCTTACAGGAATTGAAAACTATGTAGATGTAAAACTAAGTCATCGCCGTCAATGGGCAGGGTTGAAGGATGCCCCTGTTACTACCTATCTTACTGTTCATGGCGCCTTGAATAAAAAGGATTACCGCACTACAGCAACTTCTTTCCAGGTAGATGGAATGAACCCAAGAGGCAATGACTACTGGCAGGATTATAGTGCAGCAGAACCGCATCATGGCATCGGCATGCAGGTGATCAATGATCAAACGGGGCCGCTAAAGTATTTTTCAGCCTATGCAACCTATGCCTATCACCTGGGTATTGGTCCGCGTACCAGTTTATCGGCAGGCTTTGGTGCAGGTGTATTCAATGCAAGTCTTGATGCCAACAAACTCAACTTTGGGAATACACAGGTTGACCCTGCCGTTTACAGCAGTGGTGTGGTAAGCGCTATGAAGCCCGACCTGATGGCGGGATTATATTTATATGGTCCTGATTTCTTCCTGGGCGCTTCGGTGCAGCAACTGATGGGGCAAAGTGTTTACTTCTCGAATAACAAAGTAGGTGGCGGCAATAAAATGACACCACATATGTTCTTCACTGCGGGATACCGTTTTCTGCTCGATGAAGACTGGAATGTTATTCCTTCTGTGATGTTAAAAAGCGTGAGTCCTTTGCCGGTTCAATGGGATTTGAATGCTAAACTGCAATACCGCGATTTTGTGTGGGCGGGCGCAGGTTACCGTAAGGATGATGGATGGAATGTAATGGCCGGCATAAATGTGAGCCGTGCATTTAACCTGAGCTACTCTTACGATCGTACAACTTCATTGTTGAATACCGTTAGTAACGGATCGCACGAAATTGTACTGGGCTTTTTGCTGGGCAACCGTTATGGCGACTGGTGTCCGCGCAACGTTTGGTAA